Proteins from one Podospora pseudoanserina strain CBS 124.78 chromosome 1, whole genome shotgun sequence genomic window:
- a CDS encoding hypothetical protein (EggNog:ENOG503P78M) — translation MISRPGIRHNVIANSMLASSFETYRLLSKPLARGASYIPGPLESQWRLGRRRMGFSLQCPPTPPPWAFMAPLDLSKWRWDPPKSLADIIASDLTHEPGTSLSFLARSIKASLGLGASSTQHVVDDSASALSVEQPPPKVRRSNQVSMFLADVELFRTAAAEVDEHMIMPLTEEISNRLYWYILQGDLAPVGLARVADHLYTALDSRLRATSTKATTELDEKADEAYNSQLLLITTTFIRALSNSRVYPLSSLGARFWDALGERLAMLPACDETCNLLAPFVSLLCDLPHISLTVGGQESRFERQLLRLLNKHFVLWACTSSRTEAAQDDVLDWLSPKTSQMRQARALGAALDVLLNHIGGLNDTGRYDRHHLLSKINDTVKRVLVRSSSLAEKCGLRYAWLTTLAHARTVGEPNFVQTARLFTKEEPSLPPLSGAELGWLLLAQWNSRQMVRSDQLVGIYNYYYRERRQIQDDAAALTSFLKAVYHHNILYTSPDLAVQTYAINAVPKWEREEWGITPLALFHAYGRTVWRLLDALGRVGDVLVSLEAYICPRNGGMVGKNFLEILAESSGMRHEVRIDIAELFNFELRHPDAYEFNPCSIEHVAEKIIKDEKLPPDTIWRCLGLYSWVGGMLGFSGGYAKDRSCYSPRLYKMAQYRIITNAATWFAERPDLSYSQKYRHVYLCILFLKRRGKKTLPASALKALYDVAVEDLKAGRWGRTRLLLHFCRLVGEIQGPEAERECRLAFSLWRQRLARLQKLKGIEEHFLQAEGIEELETVVEKTEKLLREKHVGTHVLDDDIVEAQETQRETACHDQYAEDDKNREWWPRGMNPNCL, via the exons ATGATTTCACGGCCCGGCATTCGACACAATGTTATCGCCAATAGCATGCTCGCCAGTTCCTTCGAGACCTACCGTCTCCTGTCAAAGCCCTTGGCGAGAGGGGCCAGCTACATTCCGGGACCACTGGAGAGCCAGTGGCGGTTAGGACGCCGACGGATGGGATTCTCCCTACAGTGTCctcctacaccaccaccctgggCCTTTATGGCGCCTCTCGATCTTTCGAAATGGAGATGGGACCCTCCAAAGTCCCTGGCAGATATCATTGCGTCAGATCTTACTCATGAGCCTGGCACCAGCCTATCGTTCCTCGCAAGATCAATAAAAGCTTCGCTAGGGCTAggagcatcatcaactcaGCATGTGGTTGATGACTCGGCGTCGGCCCTGTCAGTTGAGCAACCTCCGCCCAAAGTTCGTCGCTCCAATCAGGTCTCCATGTTTCTTGCAGATGTCGAGCTGTTTCGGACCGCGGCGGCAGAGGTGGACGAGCACATGATTATGCCCCTCACTGAGGAGATCAGCAACAGGCTCTACTGGTATATTCTTCAAGGGGATCTAGCTCCCGTGGGTCTTGCAAGAGTGGCAGACCACCTCTACACAGCTTTGGACTCACGACTGCGCGCCACGTCTACCAAAGCAACCACGGAATTGGATGAGAAAGCGGATGAAGCGTATAATAGCCAACTCCTgttgatcaccaccaccttcatcCGCGCCCTGTCCAACTCGCGGGTCTATCCTTTATCTTCTCTGGGCGCACGGTTCTGGGATGCCCTGGGTGAACGATTGGCGATGCTACCTGCATGTGATGAGACTTGCAATCTCCTTGCCCCTTTCGTCTCCTTGCTATGTGATTTGCCACATATCAGCCTCACAGTAGGGGGCCAGGAAAGCCGTTTTGAGAGGCAGCTCTTGCGGCTACTAAATAAGCATTTTGTCCTCTGGGCGTGCACTTCATCGAGAACCGAAGCTGCCCAGGACGATGTTTTGGACTGGCTTTCGCCCAAGACATCTCAAATGCGTCAGGCCCGCGCGCTTGGTGCGGCACTGGATGTTTTGTTGAACCATATAGGCGGGTTAAACGATACAGGCCGGTACGACcgacaccatcttctcaGCAAAATCAATGACACGGTCAAAAGGGTTCTGGTCCGGTCATCCAGTCTTGCAGAGAAGTGTGGGCTGAGATATGCTTGGCTTACTACGCTTGCCCATGCACGCACGGTTGGAGAGCCCAACTTTGTACAGACTGCCCGCCTTTTCACCAAGGAAGAACCGAGCCTCCCACCATTGAGTGGAGCTGAACTCGGATGGCTATTGCTCGCACAATGGAATAGTCGGCAGATGGTTAGATCAGACCAGCTCGTTGGTATATATAACTACTATTATAGGGAACGGCGCCAGATTCAAGATGACGCAGCAGCACTTACGTCTTTTTTGAAGGCTGTTTACCACCACAACATTCTATATACGTCGCCGGACTTGGCTGTGCAGACATACGCTATTAACGCAGTACCAAAGTGGGAACGTGAAGAATGGGGGATAACCCCATTAGCCCTTTTCCACGCTTACGGAAGGACTGTCTGGAGGCTGTTAGATGCACTTGGCCGCGTGGGCGACGTGCTCGTCTCGCTGGAGGCTTATATATGCCCCCGAAATGGGGGTATGGTCGGAAAGAATTTCCTCGAAATCCTTGCGGAATCGTCTGGCATGCGCCACGAGGTCAGAATCGACATCGCCGAGCTCTTCAACTTTGAGCTGCGGCATCCCGATGCATACGAGTTCAATCCCTGCAGCATTGAGCATGTTGCAGAGAAGATCATCAAGGATGAAAAGTTGCCACCAGATACGATCTGGCGATGCCTGGGTCTTTACAGCTGGGTTGGAGGCATGCTTGGATTCAGTGGCGGCTACGCCAAAGACCGCAGTTGCTACAGTCCTAGGCTCTACAAGATGGCACAATACAGGATCATAACGAATGCGGCAACCTGGTTCGCCGAGCGACCCGATCTCAGTTACAGTCAGAAATATCGACATGTGTATCTTTGCATCCTCTTCTTGAAGCGGCGAGGGAAGAAGACACTCCCTGCAAGTGCCTTGAAGGCTCTCTACGACGTTGCGGTGGAAGACTTGAAGGCGGGTagatgggggaggacgagattACTGCTGCACTTCTGCAGGTTGGTCGGGGAGATCCAGGGCCCAGAGGCTGAGCGTGAATGTCGCCTTGCGTTTAGTCTCTGGAGACAGAGGTTGGCTCGGCTGCAGAAGCTGAAGGGAATAGAGGAGCATTTTCTGCAAGCCGAGGGCATCGAAGAGTTGGAAACAGTCGTTGAAAAGACGGAGAAGCTGCTTAGGGAGAAGCATGTTGGCACCCATgtgcttgatgatgatattgtGGAAGCCCAGGAAACTCAAAGAGAGACCGCTTGCCATGACCAATATGCGGAGGATGATAAGAATCGGGAATGGTGGCCCAGGGGGATGAACCCCAATTG TCTATGA
- a CDS encoding hypothetical protein (EggNog:ENOG503P7N1; COG:S) — MSGLASSGRGGAGNMRDQSKTPTVQPEDLETPTLKGSNVVTTGRGGSGNMAANLDEEEKRRRQDVQPVARRPSHGAINTGRGGAGNVVNADKAGRPSSEEAVDTSDLKKTPSPKTEEEKKSWTDKLFGKKQ; from the exons ATGTCCGGACTTGCTTCCTCTGGCCgcggcggcgccggcaaCATGCGCGACCAGTCCAAGACCCCTACGGTCCAGCCCGAGGACCTCGAGACTCCCACCCTCAAGGGGTCCAACGTTGTGACCACCGGCCGCGGCGGGTCCGGCAACATGGCTGCGaacctcgacgaggaggagaagcgcCGGCGTCAGGACGTTCAACC TGTCGCTCGTCGCCCTAGCCATGGCGCCATCAACACAGGCCGCGGCGGCGCCGGAAACGTCGTCAATGCGGACAAGGCTGGGCGCCCCTcgtcggaggaggcggttgatACCTCGGATTTGAAAAAGACACCCTCGCCCAaaaccgaggaggagaagaagagctgGACGGACAAGTTGTTTGGCAAGAAGCAGTAG
- a CDS encoding hypothetical protein (COG:K; EggNog:ENOG503NX0P) translates to MNQPPYPPNMHQHPSQHPHQHPHPHQQQHPHQHQQPHPLSHQHQHQHQHPQHQSPYSTEMHPPPHPVSSYPPHQIQPLPSMPPPSFQDGLVQAQAAQAQGAPPPGPASEASPQSGSGGQERPPLTAEQLEEIRKNLIPFSSRDAQGRKYTLDVVQQPQRARMCGFGDKDRRPITPPPCVRLIVTDENTGKEIDCNEIEYGMYVLNVDLWDEHALKEVNLVRHTTASPSISSTSPASYAQMESTPAYSNILPSNIPPRDVGYGQVYPPPGQAVSPYGMQPAYGAGFVGAPNSAYGQAPYFRDYPQEVGMSYGYGPPRVFEPSYGIGGQRMSIGGTAPSGMFTRNLIGSLAASAFRLNDPDDKIGIWFVLQDLSVRTEGCFRLRFSFVNVGIPMSNPGSGANGVVNQGSAPVLAAVFSEVFQVYSAKKFPGVCESTPLSKCFATQGIKIPIRKDGHEKKGNADDDDDYGN, encoded by the exons ATGAATCAACCACCCTACCCCCCCAACATGCATCAGcatccatctcaacaccCGCATCAGCATCCGCACCcgcatcagcaacaacatccccatcaacaccagcaaccacacccactttctcaccagcaccagcaccagcaccagcacccgcAGCACCAAAGCCCTTACTCCACCGAGATGCACCCACCTCCGCACCCTGTGTCATCCTACCCGCCTCATCAGATTCAGCCGCTCCCATCTatgcctcctccatccttCCAGGACGGTCTAGTTCAGGCACAGGCAGCCCAGGCGCAAGGAGCTCCGCCGCCCGGCCCGGCGAGTGAAGCCAGTCCTCAGTCAGGCTCGGGGGGCCAGGAACGTCCGCCACTGACGGCcgagcagctggaggagatcaGGAAGAACCTGattcccttctcttcccgAGACGCCCAGGGCAGGAAATACAC CCTCGATGTTGTGCAACAGCCACAACGTGCACGAAtgtgtggttttggagaCAAG GACCGCCGTCccatcacccctccaccctgTGTACGACTGATTGTGACGGACGAGAACACGGGCAAAGAAATTGATTGCAA CGAGATCGAGTATGGCATGTATGTCCTGAATGTGGACTTGTGGGACGAACATGCGCTCAAGGAGGTCAATCTTGTTCGGCACACGACAGCTTCACCTTCCATCTCTTCGACTTCGCCAGCTTCCTATGCTCAGATGGAATCAACACCGGCATACTCAAACATTCTGCCCTCCAACATCCCGCCGAGGGATGTGGGATACGGGCAGGTGTACCCACCCCCCGGACAAGCCGTCAGTCCTTATGGGATGCAACCAGCATACGGAG CCGGCTTTGTTGGCGCTCCCAACAGCGCTTATGGACAGGCCCCCTATTTCAGAGACTACCCCCAGGAAGTGGGCATGTCGTATGGATATGGGCCCCCACGCGTCTTCGAACCGTCCTATGGCATCGGAGGACAGCGCATGTCTATCGGCGGAACCGCGCCATCAGGCATGTTTACGAGAAATCTTATTGGGAGCCTGGCCGCCAGTGCCTTCCGTCTCAACGACCCAGATGATAAGATTGGCATCTGGTTTGTGCTTCAGGACTTGAGTGTGAGGACAGAGGGCTGCTTCCG TCTTCGGTTCTCCTTTGTCAACGTCGGAATTCCCATGTCGAACCCCGGATCTGGCGCCAACGGCGTCGTCAACCAAGGAAGTGCCCCTGTGCTGGCCGCGGTCTTTTCGGAGGTTTTCCAGGTCTATTCCGCCAAGAAATTTCCCGGTGTTTGCGAGAGCACGCCGCTCAGCAAGTGTTTCGCTACCCAGGGCATCAAGATCCCTATTCGCAAGGATGGGcacgagaagaagggcaatgcggatgatgatgatgattatgGTAACTAG
- a CDS encoding hypothetical protein (EggNog:ENOG503NVGQ; COG:L), protein MAARYQQHPTVPVGFQPSQGGYATPAPHHAAHMSPSHLGVGLDGTAHAGSRRGSSTTVPPPHQQQQQPLPSANGEGSGTPNTGREGTSTPTGQNPNGTSSSTTGPKPIRRRLRMITSCLECRRRKLKCNKGATCSNCVRFSRECLYLGPKLDEASQIRLTEIKEKVGSLERQFERDVARGATGGGGGRSGGSRQQRILADDVEDDFDEERDLQISSMVALDLTYDDYPDGVGTDDLIDLGIRVGKMRITERIGGLNRPRISEEIQAGIAGSPIATTPSSATTPWFNGASQMLGGDGTSEASFDMLPDFLKPGDSYLPPTSGFFFGQAGVSPPLEQLLPGSREWGQRLVNRYFEAVHPIARCVHRPSFEALYQSFWDDIAQNWEPRPSVQALVFAAWFSAAVSLDEVQAQNEFGNTKSAIVAHMKVATETALSKANFLRTTKFETMQAFIMYMLPLCRDEVSRAHSVLVGAAVRMAECMGLHRDGEAYGLSPLETHVRRLVWHQLCFLDIRTCEAQGPKPAIRREDYDTKLPLNCEETDLTANMVSVPPPADQWTSTMLVLMRFEINEMMRIIWADRRKLETHKTTLTAVLTKIENFRKRMFEKYNRFLNEEVPAQKYAKLVMQLLIYRLHAMVLHPYHSNATSPLPERLNGLLITSGILIIETAIQLESDPRFRDWSWYLGAYQQYQIALLLATEIYYRPQNKECNRIWRCLDYVFNLDPNEARDQKSLKILTEIMGKTSVYLGMRKVRAPTGIARAVPYKQAVKESPIQSHAMVPTGSFPQHQQQMHQTVNGPGHGLKPDPSMPQMPVNAIPTINMPMPHGNMAHSVPSSMPARVPSFGHSPMMFPPQQPTIMPNMVFAGVSNGEVLWGFPHMNPGSPENSSDGGSVVGQPQRHGSIAGPGAAINVMDNIDWDAINVLFPTDPNTGELSFNSFQVDHSAQMNHNLGAQMGHAHTPHHQQQHSQTQWGPN, encoded by the exons ATGGCTGCCAGGTATCAACAGCATCCCACAGTCCCGGTGGGATTCCAACCAAGCCAAGGCGGTTATGCCACACCCGCACCGCATCATGCGGCCCACATGTCACCATCGCATCTTGGGGTTGGCTTGGACGGCACGGCCCATGCCGGATCTAGGAGAGGCAGTTCGACGacggtgccgccgccacatcaacagcagcaacagccgtTGCCAAGTGCGAATGGAGAAGGATCTGGGACTCCAAACACAGGTAGGGAGGGGACATCCACACCAACGGGGCAGAATCCTAATGGAACATCGTCTTCAACTACTGGCCCGAAGCCCATTCGTAGGCGGTTGCGCATGATCACTTCCTGCCTCGAATGCCGGCGGCGAAAACTCAAATGCAACAAGGGTGCGACGTGCAGCAACTGTGTGAGATTTTCAAGAGAATGTCTCTACCTCGGACCCAAGCTTGACGAGGCCAGTCAGATAAGGCTTacggagatcaaggagaaggttggGTCGCTTGAGAGGCAGTTTGAGAGGGATGTTGCCAGAGGGGCTaccggaggtggtggaggcagaAGTGGTGGTTCACGACAGCAACGGATTCTGGCTGACGACGTTGAGGAtgactttgacgaggagcGTGACCTCCAGATCAGCTCCATGGTGGCGCTTGATCTCACCTATGATGACTATCCCGATGGGGTTGGTACCGACGACTTGATCGATCTGGGCATCCGAGTTGGAAAAATGAGAATTACCGAGAGAATTGGCGGACTCAACAGACCACGCATTTCGGAAGAG ATTCAAGCCGGCATTGCAGGTTCCCCGATAGCTACGACGCCCTCTTCTGCCACTACGCCCTGGTTCAATGGGGCATCCCAGATGCTAGGGGGTGACGGCACGTCAGAGGCGTCCTTCGACATGCTCCCTGATTTTCTCAAGCCGGGTGACTCTTATCTTCCACCCACAAgtggcttcttctttggccAAGCTGGTGTATCGCCGCCGTTGGAACAGCTGTTACCTGGAAGTCGGGAGTGGGGTCAGCGCCTGGTCAACCGCTACTTTGAAGCAGTTCACCCTATTGCGCGGTGTGTCCACAGGCCGTCTTTCGAGGCCTTGTATCAGTCCTTCTGGGACGATATCGCACAAAACTGGGAGCCCCGTCCATCGGTGCAGGCACTGGTGTTTGCTGCTTGGTTCAGTGCTGCAGTCAGTCTTGATGAAGTCCAGGCTCAAAATGAATTTGGAAATACGAAAAGCGCCATCGTGGCTCACATGAAGGTGGCCACCGAGACGGCGCTGAGCAAGGCCAACTTTCTGCGAACAACAAAGTTCGAGACGATGCAGGCGTTTATCATGTACATG CTTCCGCTGTGTAGAGACGAGGTATCGAGAGCACACTCTGTGCtggttggtgctgctgtgagAATGGCCGAGTGTATGGGGCTTCACCGCGATGGTGAGGCTTACGGCCTTAGCCCCTTGGAAACACACGTGCGACGGCTTGTTTGGCACCAGCTGTGCTTCCTGGACATACGGACATGCGAAGCCCAAGGACCGAAGCCAGCCATTCGGCGCGAGGACTATGATACCAAGCTTCCTTTGAACTGCGAAGAGACCGACCTCACGGCGAACATGGTTTCTGTCCCACCACCGGCTGATCAGTGGACGTCGACAATGCTTGTGTTGATGAGATTTGAGATCAACGAGATGATGCGCATCATCTGGGCGGACCGACGCAAGCTGGAAACGCACAAGACAACACTGACAGCTGTACTCACCAAGATTGAAAACTTTCGCAAGCGCATGTTTGAGAAGTACAACCGCTTCCTCAACGAAGAGGTGCCAGCTCAGAAATATGCGAAGCTTGTCATGCAGCTTCTGATCTATCGGTTGCACGCCATGGTGCTACACCCGTACCACTCTAACGCTACAAGTCCATTGCCCGAACGCCTGAACGGTCTTCTGATTACGAGCGGCATTCTGATCATTGAAACTGCGATTCAGCTCGAATCTGATCCCAGATTTCGGGACTGGTCATGGTATCTTGGAGCTTATCAGCAATATCAGATTGCCCTTCTCTTGGCCACGGAGATTTATTACCGGCCTCAGAACAAGGAGTGTAATAGGATCTGGAGGTGTCTCGACTATGTCTTCAACTTGGACCCCAATGAGGCGCGGGATCAAAAGAGTCTCAAGATCTTGACCGAGATCATGGGCAAGACGAGCGTCTATCTCGGCATGCGAAAGGTCCGCGCGCCAACTGGTATTGCCAGGGCCGTTCCCTACAAGCAGGCCGTGAAAGAATCACCTATTCAGTCACACGCCATGGTTCCTACCGGGTCGTttcctcaacatcagcaacagaTGCACCAGACGGTTAACGGTCCAGGTCATGGGTTGAAGCCTGACCCAAGCATGCCCCAGATGCCTGTGAATGCCATTCCCACCATCAATATGCCAATGCCACATGGCAATATGGCTCACTCGGTACCTTCGAGCATGCCGGCCCGCGTTCCTTCTTTCGGGCACTCACCCATGATGTTTCCTCCGCAACAGCCAACGATCATGCCCAACATGGTGTTTGCCGGTGTCTCTAACGGTGAGGTTCTGTGGGGTTTCCCGCATATGAACCCTGGAAGTCCTGAGAATAGCAGTGATGGTGGAAGTGTTGTTGGTCAGCCACAACGTCATGGAAGCATTGCTGGGCCTGGGGCGGCCATCAACGTGATGGATAATATTGACTGG GATGCTATCAATGTTCTGTTCCCTACCGACCCCAATACCGGCGAGCTCAGCTTCAATTCCTTTCAGGTGGACCACTCTGCTCAGATGAATCATAACCTGGGCGCTCAGATGGGACATGCTCAtactccccatcatcaacagcagcactCACAAACACAATGGGGACCGAATTAG
- a CDS encoding hypothetical protein (EggNog:ENOG503P623; COG:S), which yields MPPLSPIVETHRPTSVPPSLLSLLYSKPYFPFSLPVLRRIQFAETFADRGGCTSHSRVVHVYHHPGTRDPDRFVTGYVDLSKGPETQVWLFCSLEIQSGGEEGRVWDGLLLRFFQVAEGLWEGGRKKKILVGSIHEMVRKRMINLGMGLEKTALAGGQEWEFDYKFVFRVGDLPELEGGMSDKTWEVEGREFYWDEVRKGDVGLVKSRTAIDRQEMCRATLLMVPSLAVRLGATGEAVGWGFLGLDGTLMSLHVEEPYRRLGFGKAIAIKLMRERLHEYGDDGLGAADVWVENTKSQGLCRAIGGKPSWIVSWGILDLESMQNIKL from the exons atgccccccctctcccccattgTAGAAACCCACCGCCCGACCTCtgtccctccctctcttttgTCGTTGTTATATTCCAAGCCATACTTCCCTTTCTCACTGCCAGTCTTGAGAAGGATACAATTTGCGGAAACGTTTGCCGATCGGGGAGGCTGTACATCGCATAGCCGGGTGGTGCATGTTTACCACCATCCGGGGACGCGTGACCCTGACAGGTTCGTGACCGGGTATGTGGACTTGAGCAAGGGGCCAGAGACGCAggtttggttgttttgcAGTTTAGAAATCCAAtcagggggtgaggaggggagggtttgggatgggttgTTGCTTAGGTTCTTTCAGGTTGCGGAGGGTTtatgggagggtgggagaaagaaaaagatacTGGTTGGTAGTATCCatgagatggtgaggaaAAGGATGATCAACTTGGGGATGGGGCTAGAGAAGACAGCTTTGGCTGGGGGGCAGGAGTGGGAGTTTGATTACAAGTTTGTTTTTCGGGTGGGGGATTTACCCGAGTTAGAAGGGGGGATGAGCGACAAGAcgtgggaggtggaagggagggagTTTTATTGGGATGAGGTTAggaagggggatgttgggttggtgaagagTAGGACTGCGATTGATAGGCAGGA AATGTGTAGGGCGACGTTGTTGATGGTTCCTAGTCTTGCTGTGAGGTTGGGAGCAACCGGGGAGGCTGTTGGGTGGGGGTTTCTTG GGCTGGATGGGACGTTGATGTCGCTGCATGTGGAG GAACCATATCGCCGTCTCGGCTTCGGAAAGGCAATAGCCATCAAACTCATGCGCGAGCGTCTCCACGAATATGGTGACGACGGCCTGGGGGCTGCGGATGTTTGGGTTGAAAACACAAAGAGTCAAGGTCTATGCCGTGCTATTGGTGGTAAACCATCGTGGATTGTATCATG GGGAATACTCGATCTTGAAAGCATGCAAAACATCAAGCTCTAA
- the HEM12 gene encoding Uroporphyrinogen decarboxylase in heme biosynthesis (COG:H; EggNog:ENOG503NWZ0; BUSCO:EOG09262JZK), translating into MAEHSFPPLKNDLLLRAARGYEARRCPDLRALTPGGAAGRYLPEYHEAKGGRDFFECCRSPEIASTLTLQPIERFGGLIDAAIIFSDILVIPQAMGMTVEMVDKKGPHFPDPLQTPQDKQYIELMERHVDVAKELDYVYKAITLTRKKLDGRVPLFGFTGAPWTLLCYMVEGGGTKLFKQVKTWIYKYPEETKALLQKISELCVEYLALQVKAGAQIVQVFDSWAGELSPSSFKKFSQPYLAYIAKHLPLRLKELGLEQVPMVVFPKGAWYALDACADMGYQVIGMDWLHDPAEAVKIIGDRPVVLQGNADPGVLYGSHESITEVVTEMVKGFGWAERKKGWIVNLGHGITPFVNPDDLKFFFQEIHRLTKTD; encoded by the exons ATGGCTGAACATTcattcccccctctcaagAATGATCTGCTTCTTAGAGCTGCACGAG GGTATGAAGCCCGTCGTTGCCCTGATTTGCGCGCGCTGACTCCTGGTGGTGCAGCTGGTCGTTATCTCCCAGAGTACCACGAGGCCAAGGGTGGTCGTGACTTTTTTGAGTGCTGCCGCAGTCCCGAGATTGCTTCGACTTTGACCCTGCAGCCCATTGAACGCTTTGGCGGACTTATCGATGCCGCCATCATCTTTTCCGACATTCTGGTCATCCCCCAGGCGATGGGTATGACTGTTGAGATGGTCGATAAGAAGGGCCCTCATTTTCCCGATCCCCTGCAGACTCCCCAGGATAAGCAGTACATCGAGCTCATGGAGCGCCATGTCGATGTCGCCAAGGAGTTGGACTATGTCTACAAGGCGATCACTTTGACCAGGAAAAAGCTTGATGGGCGAGTGCCCCTTTTCGGCTTCACTGGAGCGCCATGGACACTGTTGTGCTACAtggttgagggtggcggCACCAAGCTGTTCAAGCAGGTCAAGACGTGGATCTACAAGTACCCAGAGGAGACCAAGGCTCTTCTCCAAAAGATCTCAGAGCTCTGCGTGGAGTATCTCGCGCTGCAAGTCAAGGCTGGAGCTCAG ATTGTTCAAGTCTTTGATTCTTGGGCTGGTGAGCTTTCGCCATCATCCTTCAAGAAGTTCTCTCAGCCATACCTCGCTTATATCGCCAAGCACCTTCCTCTGCGCCTCAAGGAGCTCGGTCTCGAGCAGGTTCCCATGGTGGTGTTCCCCAAGGGTGCATGGTACGCCCTCGACGCATGCGCCGATATGGGATACCAGGTGATTGGCATGGATTGGCTCCATGACCCTGCGGAGGCTGTCAAGATCATTGGAGACCGACCAGTGGTTCTTCAAGGCAATGCCGATCCCGGCGTACTGTACGGCTCGCACGAGTCCATCACCGAGGTTGTTACCGAAATGGTCAAGGGTTTCGGCTGGGCAGAGCGCAAGAAGGGCTGGATTGTTAACCTCGGTCACG GCATCACCCCATTTGTCAACCCAGATGACCTCAAGTTCTTCTTCCAGGAGATCCACCGCCTCACCAAGACCGATTGA